The following coding sequences lie in one Spinacia oleracea cultivar Varoflay chromosome 1, BTI_SOV_V1, whole genome shotgun sequence genomic window:
- the LOC110775247 gene encoding U-box domain-containing protein 26 yields the protein MKTHPHNHHHNQNHHHQPQKRSTTSIFSCAFFRHCTDSPLSPTTPRSSPPHFPPPLALQPSLPPPQVTTRLLSSASHNPAPAPSPLLSHHPSTKPSDSETSSSSTSQSFTQWRFPPTFPTPPTDSSSTAVQKQGFQFPDLLELFHMAELHFASGSDSDRIAALQMLEQSLVPNPPSDAIPESGASVIVPAVVVAEVLQHMSQSVSAKSATKILLALCLAEGNRRVAVECGAPSRVVDALPDLEGAVVERALAALELMCTVPEGAAEVRAHALAVPMLVATMGRMEGRGREYAISVLTAVYGSGDEDHQLWEAAPPEEVARAVVLAMQQGDCSARGKRKGAQLLKVLQENGKVDLTQ from the coding sequence ATGAAGACTCATCCACACAATCACCACCATAATCAGAACCATCACCACCAACCTCAGAAGAGAAGCACTACTTCTATATTCTCCTGTGCTTTCTTCCGCCACTGTACTGATTCCCCTCTTAGTCCTACTACCCCTCGCTCTTCGCCGCCGCACTTTCCTCCCCCTCTGGCACTCCAACCTTCACTTCCGCCACCTCAAGTAACAACCAGACTTCTTTCTTCTGCATCTCATAATCCTGCACCAGCTCCATCACCACTACTGTCTCACCACCCAAGTACTAAACCTTCTGACTCTGAAACATCCTCCTCTTCTACTTCGCAGAGTTTTACGCAGTGGCGCTTTCCTCCTACCTTTCCTACTCCTCCAACGGACTCCTCTTCGACGGCGGTTCAGAAACAAGGGTTTCAATTTCCTGATCTATTAGAGCTCTTCCACATGGCGGAGCTCCATTTCGCCTCCGGGTCGGACTCGGACCGTATCGCCGCCCTCCAAATGCTGGAGCAATCCTTGGTTCCGAACCCGCCCTCGGATGCTATCCCTGAGAGCGGCGCTTCTGTGATTGTtccggcggtggtggtggccgAGGTGCTCCAGCATATGAGCCAATCAGTCTCAGCAAAGTCAGCCACAAAGATTCTCCTTGCGCTCTGCCTGGCGGAGGGTAACCGACGTGTGGCAGTCGAGTGTGGAGCCCCATCTCGGGTGGTGGACGCATTGCCAGACCTTGAAGGGGCGGTGGTAGAGCGGGCATTGGCAGCGCTCGAGCTCATGTGCACGGTCCCCGAGGGAGCGGCCGAGGTGCGTGCCCACGCACTCGCGGTGCCAATGCTGGTGGCGACCATGGGAAGGATGGAGGGCCGAGGGAGGGAGTATGCAATTAGCGTTTTAACGGCAGTATACGGTAGTGGTGATGAGGATCACCAGTTATGGGAGGCGGCACCACCGGAAGAGGTGGCACGTGCGGTGGTGTTGGCCATGCAGCAGGGGGATTGTAGTGCTAGGGGGAAGAGGAAAGGTGCTCAGCTTCTTAAGGTTCTTCAAGAAAATGGAAAGGTGGACTTAACTCAGTAA
- the LOC110775241 gene encoding L-gulonolactone oxidase 3: MGRKIILNIPCTTTLITFIYSLTILSVFPHNLHAKPPPNPVQCNGNLCTLKNGYGLWGDRTDCTSPTITYPTTEQELRLAVANANKNKLKVKVVTKFSHTIPKLACPSSKSNKTMLISTEKYNSGIEIDVKNKVVTVDAGVSLRDLMNKVEGAALSLVAAPYWEGVTVGGLISTGAHGSSWWGKGGAVHDHVVGISLVVPGKESEGYAKVLRLLEGNDPLFKGAKLSLGVLGVISKVKLSLEAAFKRRITYDFTKDDDIEDKYINHAKKYEFGDITWYPSKYTSVYRYDDRVDFNTSGNGINDFLGFQSQSVLISQATRSLEKSFESTKDENGKCRMATTFISYKKLIANGLKNNKLLFTSYPVIGTQANIQASGSCLYSSPLRLDLTCAWDPTIKGLSFYESTAIFPASKFGDFVKDVKKLRDLISPLKLCGIDIYNGFLVRFIKGSDAYLGQHEDSVVVDFNYFRGDDPKLPRLNQDVVEEIEQMAFFKYGAKPHWGKNRNLVFLGVHKKYPNWSKFIDVKKLLDPQGMFSSEWSDEILYGENREDGDGCALEGLCVCSEDRHCSPSKGYFCKPGFLYSQARVCRFLQGQVSSSF; encoded by the exons ATGGGAAGAAAGATTATCTTAAACATTCCTTGTACTACTACCTTAATCACATTCATTTACTCCTTAACTATTTTATCTGTCTTCCCTCATAACCTCCATGCTAAACCGCCACCGAACCCGGTCCAATGTAATGGTAACTTATGCACCCTCAAGAATGGCTATGGTTTATGGGGAGATAGAACAGATTGCACCTCTCCCACCATAACTTATCCTACCACTGAACAAGAGCTTCGATTGGCTGTCGCGAATGCTAACAAAAATAAACTCAAG GTTAAAGTGGTGACTAAATTTTCACACACTATACCAAAATTGGCATGTCCTAGCAGCAAATCAAATAAGACAATGCTTATAAGCACAGAAAAATATAATTCCGGTATCGAAATTGATGTTAAAAACAAGGTGGTAACAGTTGATGCAGGGGTGAGTCTAAGAGACTTGATGAACAAGGTGGAGGGTGCCGCGTTGAGCTTGGTCGCGGCACCCTACTGGGAAGGGGTGACCGTAGGCGGCCTTATAAGCACCGGGGCCCACGGGAGCTCGTGGTGGGGGAAGGGTGGAGCGGTTCATGACCACGTTGTTGGTATTAGCCTTGTGGTTCCTGGGAAGGAGTCCGAAGGGTATGCCAAGGTTCTTAGGTTATTAGAGGGTAATGACCCTCTTTTTAAGGGTGCTAAGCTGTCTTTGGGTGTTCTTGGTGTCATCTCTAAG GTGAAGTTATCGTTGGAAGCAGCTTTCAAGAGAAGAATTACGTATGATTTTACAAAAGATGATGACATCGAAGATAAGTACATTAATCACGCCAAGAAATATGAATTTGGTGACATAACGTGGTATCCATCAAAGTACACATCAGTTTACAGATATGATGATAGAGTTGATTTCAATACTTCTGGAAATGGAATCAATGATTTTCTTGGATTTCAATCTCAATCTGTTTTAATCTCTCAAGCTACTCGATCACTCG AGAAGTCATTTGAAAGTACCAAAGACGAGAATGGTAAATGCAGAATGGCAACAACATTTATTTCATACAAGAAACTAATAGCAAATGGATTAAAGAACAACAAATTACTCTTCACAAGCTATCCAGTTATAGGCACACAAGCCAACATACAAGCATCTGGTTCATGCTTATACTCTTCTCCTCTAAGACTAGACCTTACTTGTGCTTGGGACCCTACAATCAAAGGGCTATCCTTCTATGAATCCACCGCCATTTTCCCTGCTTCAAAATTTGGAGATTTTGTTAAAGATGTCAAGAAACTAAGGGACCTAATTAGTCCCCTTAAACTTTGTGGTATTGATATCTACAATGGCTTCTTAGTTCGTTTCATTAAGGGCTCAGATGCATATCTAGGACAACATGAGGATTCTGTTGTTGTTGATTTCAATTATTTTCGCGGTGATGATCCTAAACTTCCGAGATTAAATCAAGATGTGGTTGAAGAGATTGAGCAAATGGCATTCTTTAAGTATGGAGCTAAACCACATTGGGGTAAAAATAGGAACTTGGTGTTTTTAGGTGTGCATAAAAAGTACCCTAATTGGAGTAAGTTTATTGATGTAAAGAAGTTACTTGATCCTCAAGGTATGTTTTCGAGTGAATGGTCAGATGAAATATTGTATGGAGAAAACAGAGAAGATGGAGATGGATGTGCTTTGGAAGGGTTGTGTGTTTGTTCAGAGGATAGACATTGTAGTCCATCTAAAGGCTATTTTTGTAAGCCAGGTTTTTTGTATTCTCAGGCTAGAGTTTGTAGGTTTTTACAAggtcaagtttcaagttcattCTAA
- the LOC110775225 gene encoding protein EMBRYONIC FLOWER 1 isoform X1: protein MASAMAELNQQSVSNLASKSTKQQAQMDVLPLNNLSGEKHNEVKVKCSHFSIRGYVSEVRKRDPKVCYPFSRKDSTEPLSIELPPMVVPKFRWWQCNSCVPETSVIADNKEAQKPGENVNAQLALVTQPSKVNVSKVGNAEASTSLDSNDNRNYTPINIVADLKGKGKAHVEDEPAPPSAWENGFLKDSSRKILQQTTGEIEVSIIASESEADKLELGSRCNGNGVIKNLQKDSRVGRIEVRPAQEYVNHNGEYANGNYGEKSQASSEDSIADSPTNNMEAEVVRVGNGASNDRKSRVVNLPDLNECSGEPSLYDGNNEAIITNSSNDVFCEDDDDYLGAERRKYPKVRLLSELLGLKENPSSGRGRKRNPSLASSLDESVKRRKVSSQDEGSKSVEIRVSNDETKKTTDSEYALDSDDISTEVISKALAKRRCKSKVPVIEKKNKKSKFDHVGSSSVYRQKHMSRSACHEKGSTSEILPQKSAVSDQLVERSSVMTKKRGKASQSRKDVGSVNPCKNQTPKDFEFAQKDDNADKNPVLQVQKDSESVHSIPRNYIIKRHCQVHDPSGEEGLHLPSFQAEPLPSSARKHQDNINNVGETSVDFSTISVGTPSPGNPFNGNVERSNYVKNSLKEKKSAIPEAEEGSPLTQDICLQVPNSVVNQKVQTNEVRGRIHDIDINSIPTDDKVTDQGVTDDIPMDIVELMAKNQYERHLGDPKGKQTQPTPSGNSGRCIRDNQVSGSQWKNTGQSHFLSMQNPPSTDARNCMVNGNLGHFSDFNRNPLGSPGCLPRENQVPARFLSLSQGQEQSPPYPPCDLSLNNWNGNINVSATTQRYPPSFLQAVESYRLQPCAAPRQNATTGAASHVWSSVVASRMPLGITNPQMISQSTNGLNKGKLHHQSSGSILNFNSPASTSYGKQHNLNFSNSYNNIGGYPESSGGGSVDPYTNDAISAMHLLSMMQNAAKMQSAGLSLGPQKAVRPSSSRQPFVENNSRHHPCYPASVPIPTAQPFGPSFQGDVANTRFMGPIPLTLQGQRNMDSSHFSLQGEIHRPQRQQMGSSLQNQNQNQNQNQNQKGKGKDISVISHPPYVKNTSQGMNKDAAPNFLSRESVRREEKTTPPTPDKIICKLNQNPSEFNDLKELSRYMIGPDELRPREIARDSRLAQSRRDARRQFIKQNSRPIPIPIPSGKDRERQRKF, encoded by the exons ATGGCAAGCGCTATGGCGGAGTTAAATCAGCAAAGTGTCTCTAATCTTGCTTCCAAGTCTACAAAACAGCAAGCTCAAATGGATGTGTTACCACTAAATAACCTTTCTGGTGAGAAACACAACGAGGTCAAAGTAAAGTGCAGCCATTTCTCCATACG TGGTTATGTATCAGAAGTTCGCAAAAGGGATCCAAAAGTTTGCTATCCTTTTTCGCGGAAGGACTCCACTGAACCACTATCTATCGAGCTGCCTCCTATGGTGGTTCCCAAATTCCGGTGGTGGCAGTGTAACAGTTGTGTCCCAGAAACTAGTGTCATTGCTGATAATAAAGAAGCTCAGAAGCCTGGAGAAAATGTGAATGCTCAGTTGGCTCTAGTAACGCAACCCTCAAAGGTCAATGTTTCTAAAGTAGGAAATGCTGAAGCTAGTACCTCTCTCGATTCAAACGATAACAGAAATTATACTCCAATTAATATAGTTGCTGATCTTAAAGGGAAAGGCAAAGCTCATGTTGAAGATGAGCCTGCACCACCCTCAG CCTGGGAAAACGGCTTTCTCAAGGATTCAAGTCGGAAAATTCTGCAACAAACTACTGGCGAAATTGAAGTTAGCATTATAGCTTCTGAAAGTGAAG CAGATAAACTTGAACTTGGATCAAGATGCAATGGAAATGGAGTCATCAAAAATCTTCAGAAAGACAGCAGAGTGGGTAGAATTGAAGTCAGACCTGCTCAAGAATATGTGAACCATAATGGGGAGTATGCCAATGGAAACTATGGAGAAAAATCACAAGCTTCTTCAGAGGACAGCATTGCAGATTCACCAACAAACAATATGGAGGCAGAGGTAGTTAGAGTAGGTAATGGAGCTAGCAATGACAGAAAAAGTCGGGTAGTAAACTTGCCAGATTTGAATGAGTGTAGTGGAGAACCTTCTTTGTATGATGGAAATAACGAGGCTATAATCACAAATAGTAGTAATGATGTATTCTGTGAAGATGATGACGATTACTTGGGGGCAGAGCGCCGGAAATATCCTAAGGTACGGCTTTTGAGTGAATTATTGGGGTTGAAAGAAAACCCAAGTTCTGGTAGGGGGAGAAAGAGAAATCCTTCATTGGCTAGTTCTTTGGATGAGAGTGTCAAACGAAGGAAGGTGAGTTCTCAGGATGAAGGATCAAAATCTGTGGAGATCAGGGTTTCAAATGATGAAACCAAGAAGACAACTGATTCAGAGTATGCACTTGATTCAGATGATATATCAACAGAGGTTATCTCCAAGGCTTTGGCAAAAAGGCGGTGCAAGTCTAAAGTTCCTGTAATTGAGAAGAAGAATAAGAAGAGTAAATTCGACCATGTCGGTTCTTCTTCAGTATATCGACAGAAGCATATGTCTAGATCAGCATGTCATGAAAAAGGAAGCACTTCTGAGATTCTGCCTCAAAAAAGTGCTGTTTCTGACCAGTTAGTTGAGAGAAGCTCAGTTATGACCAAGAAGAGAGGAAAGGCCTCTCAGTCAAGAAAGGATGTGGGTTCTGTAAATCCCTGCAAAAACCAGACTCCGAAAGACTTTGAATTCGCCCAAAAAGATGACAATGCTGATAAAAACCCTGTTCTGCAAGTTCAAAAAGATTCTGAAAGTGTTCATTCTATCCCCAGAAACTATATTATTAAGAGGCACTGTCAGGTTCATGATCCTTCAGGGGAGGAAGGGTTACATCTTCCTTCATTTCAGGCAGAACCGTTGCCTAGTAGTGCGAGAAAACATCAAGATAACATAAATAATGTTGGGGAGACTAGTGTAGATTTTAGTACTATTTCTGTTGGCACTCCTTCTCCGGGAAATCCATTTAATGGAAATGTAGAGAGAAGCAATTATGTAAAGAATAGTTTGAAGGAGAAGAAATCTGCGATCCCTGAAGCTGAAGAGGGCAGTCCTCTGACACAGGATATCTGTTTGCAG GTGCCTAACTCAGTTGTGAATCAGAAGGTACAGACAAATGAAGTTCGAGGGCGTATACATGATATTGATATAAATAGTATCCCAACAGATGACAAAGTAACAGACCAAGGCGTTACTGACGATATACCTATGGATATTGTGGAGCTGATGGCTAAAAATCAATACGAGAGGCATCTAGGTGACCCAAAAGGGAAGCAAACTCAGCCAACCCCTTCTGGTAATTCTGGAAGATGCATCAGAGATAACCAAGTCAGTGGTTCGCAATGGAAAAACACCGGACAATCCCATTTTCTCAGCATGCAAAATCCGCCATCTACTGATGCTAGAAACTGTATGGTGAATGGAAATTTGGGTCACTTCTCAGACTTCAACCGCAACCCTCTAGGTTCCCCGGGTTGTCTTCCGAGAGAAAATCAAGTTCCTGCAAGGTTTTTGTCTCTTTCTCAAGGGCAAGAGCAAAGTCCCCCTTACCCTCCATGTGATTTGAGTTTAAACAATTGGAACGGGAATATTAATGTGTCCGCGACAACACAAAGGTACCCTCCGAGTTTTCTCCAAGCAGTAGAATCATATAGACTTCAACCTTGTGCTGCACCGAGACAGAATGCTACAACTGGTGCCGCCTCCCATGTATGGTCGTCTGTTGTAGCAAGTCGCATGCCTTTGGGAATTACAAACCCGCAGATGATCTCTCAAAGTACTAATGGTCTGAATAAAGGGAAACTACACCATCAGAGTTCTGGCAGTATTTTAAACTTCAATTCCCCTGCTTCTACCAGCTATGGGAAACAGCACAACCTTAATTTCTCAAACAGTTACAACAACATTGGAGGCTATCCAGAAAGTTCTGGAGGAGGGTCAGTTGATCCGTATACCAATGATGCCATTTCTGCTATGCATTTATTGAGCATGATGCAAAATGCAGCAAAAATGCAAAGTGCAGGGTTGTCCTTAGGCCCTCAGAAGGCGGTACGGCCTAGTAGCTCAAGGCAGCCCTTCGTTGAAAACAACTCTCGTCATCATCCGTGTTATCCTGCTTCCGTTCCCATTCCCACAGCTCAGCCTTTTGGCCCGTCGTTTCAGGGTGATGTGGCCAACACAAGGTTTATGGGGCCAATTCCATTGACATTGCAAGGGCAAAGGAACATGGACAGCTCCCATTTCTCCCTCCAAGGTGAAATCCATCGACCTCAAAGACAACAAATGGGTTCTTCCCTGCAGAATCAGAATCAGAATCAGAATCAGAATCAGAATCAGAAGGGGAAGGGGAAGGATATCTCTGTCATTTCACACCCCCCTTATGTCAAAAACACTTCACAGGGTATGAATAAGGATGCTGCACCTAACTTCCTGAGTAGAGAGAGTGTTAGACGAGAAGAGAAGACCACTCCACCAACTCCTGATAAAATAATTTGCAAGTTAAACCAGAATCCAAGTGAATTCAATGACTTGAAGGAGTTGTCTCGGTATATGATCGGACCAGATGAACTGAGGCCAAGGGAAATTGCCCGTGATAGTAGATTAGCGCAGTCCAGACGAGATGCCAGGAGACAATTCATCAAGCAGAACAGCAGGCCTATCCCTATCCCTATCCCTTCCGGTAAAGACCGGGAAAGGCAGAGGAAATTCTGA
- the LOC110775225 gene encoding protein EMBRYONIC FLOWER 1 isoform X2 translates to MASAMAELNQQSVSNLASKSTKQQAQMDVLPLNNLSGEKHNEVKVKCSHFSIRGYVSEVRKRDPKVCYPFSRKDSTEPLSIELPPMVVPKFRWWQCNSCVPETSVIADNKEAQKPGENVNAQLALVTQPSKVNVSKVGNAEASTSLDSNDNRNYTPINIVADLKGKGKAHVEDEPAPPSAWENGFLKDSSRKILQQTTGEIEVSIIASESEDKLELGSRCNGNGVIKNLQKDSRVGRIEVRPAQEYVNHNGEYANGNYGEKSQASSEDSIADSPTNNMEAEVVRVGNGASNDRKSRVVNLPDLNECSGEPSLYDGNNEAIITNSSNDVFCEDDDDYLGAERRKYPKVRLLSELLGLKENPSSGRGRKRNPSLASSLDESVKRRKVSSQDEGSKSVEIRVSNDETKKTTDSEYALDSDDISTEVISKALAKRRCKSKVPVIEKKNKKSKFDHVGSSSVYRQKHMSRSACHEKGSTSEILPQKSAVSDQLVERSSVMTKKRGKASQSRKDVGSVNPCKNQTPKDFEFAQKDDNADKNPVLQVQKDSESVHSIPRNYIIKRHCQVHDPSGEEGLHLPSFQAEPLPSSARKHQDNINNVGETSVDFSTISVGTPSPGNPFNGNVERSNYVKNSLKEKKSAIPEAEEGSPLTQDICLQVPNSVVNQKVQTNEVRGRIHDIDINSIPTDDKVTDQGVTDDIPMDIVELMAKNQYERHLGDPKGKQTQPTPSGNSGRCIRDNQVSGSQWKNTGQSHFLSMQNPPSTDARNCMVNGNLGHFSDFNRNPLGSPGCLPRENQVPARFLSLSQGQEQSPPYPPCDLSLNNWNGNINVSATTQRYPPSFLQAVESYRLQPCAAPRQNATTGAASHVWSSVVASRMPLGITNPQMISQSTNGLNKGKLHHQSSGSILNFNSPASTSYGKQHNLNFSNSYNNIGGYPESSGGGSVDPYTNDAISAMHLLSMMQNAAKMQSAGLSLGPQKAVRPSSSRQPFVENNSRHHPCYPASVPIPTAQPFGPSFQGDVANTRFMGPIPLTLQGQRNMDSSHFSLQGEIHRPQRQQMGSSLQNQNQNQNQNQNQKGKGKDISVISHPPYVKNTSQGMNKDAAPNFLSRESVRREEKTTPPTPDKIICKLNQNPSEFNDLKELSRYMIGPDELRPREIARDSRLAQSRRDARRQFIKQNSRPIPIPIPSGKDRERQRKF, encoded by the exons ATGGCAAGCGCTATGGCGGAGTTAAATCAGCAAAGTGTCTCTAATCTTGCTTCCAAGTCTACAAAACAGCAAGCTCAAATGGATGTGTTACCACTAAATAACCTTTCTGGTGAGAAACACAACGAGGTCAAAGTAAAGTGCAGCCATTTCTCCATACG TGGTTATGTATCAGAAGTTCGCAAAAGGGATCCAAAAGTTTGCTATCCTTTTTCGCGGAAGGACTCCACTGAACCACTATCTATCGAGCTGCCTCCTATGGTGGTTCCCAAATTCCGGTGGTGGCAGTGTAACAGTTGTGTCCCAGAAACTAGTGTCATTGCTGATAATAAAGAAGCTCAGAAGCCTGGAGAAAATGTGAATGCTCAGTTGGCTCTAGTAACGCAACCCTCAAAGGTCAATGTTTCTAAAGTAGGAAATGCTGAAGCTAGTACCTCTCTCGATTCAAACGATAACAGAAATTATACTCCAATTAATATAGTTGCTGATCTTAAAGGGAAAGGCAAAGCTCATGTTGAAGATGAGCCTGCACCACCCTCAG CCTGGGAAAACGGCTTTCTCAAGGATTCAAGTCGGAAAATTCTGCAACAAACTACTGGCGAAATTGAAGTTAGCATTATAGCTTCTGAAAGTGAAG ATAAACTTGAACTTGGATCAAGATGCAATGGAAATGGAGTCATCAAAAATCTTCAGAAAGACAGCAGAGTGGGTAGAATTGAAGTCAGACCTGCTCAAGAATATGTGAACCATAATGGGGAGTATGCCAATGGAAACTATGGAGAAAAATCACAAGCTTCTTCAGAGGACAGCATTGCAGATTCACCAACAAACAATATGGAGGCAGAGGTAGTTAGAGTAGGTAATGGAGCTAGCAATGACAGAAAAAGTCGGGTAGTAAACTTGCCAGATTTGAATGAGTGTAGTGGAGAACCTTCTTTGTATGATGGAAATAACGAGGCTATAATCACAAATAGTAGTAATGATGTATTCTGTGAAGATGATGACGATTACTTGGGGGCAGAGCGCCGGAAATATCCTAAGGTACGGCTTTTGAGTGAATTATTGGGGTTGAAAGAAAACCCAAGTTCTGGTAGGGGGAGAAAGAGAAATCCTTCATTGGCTAGTTCTTTGGATGAGAGTGTCAAACGAAGGAAGGTGAGTTCTCAGGATGAAGGATCAAAATCTGTGGAGATCAGGGTTTCAAATGATGAAACCAAGAAGACAACTGATTCAGAGTATGCACTTGATTCAGATGATATATCAACAGAGGTTATCTCCAAGGCTTTGGCAAAAAGGCGGTGCAAGTCTAAAGTTCCTGTAATTGAGAAGAAGAATAAGAAGAGTAAATTCGACCATGTCGGTTCTTCTTCAGTATATCGACAGAAGCATATGTCTAGATCAGCATGTCATGAAAAAGGAAGCACTTCTGAGATTCTGCCTCAAAAAAGTGCTGTTTCTGACCAGTTAGTTGAGAGAAGCTCAGTTATGACCAAGAAGAGAGGAAAGGCCTCTCAGTCAAGAAAGGATGTGGGTTCTGTAAATCCCTGCAAAAACCAGACTCCGAAAGACTTTGAATTCGCCCAAAAAGATGACAATGCTGATAAAAACCCTGTTCTGCAAGTTCAAAAAGATTCTGAAAGTGTTCATTCTATCCCCAGAAACTATATTATTAAGAGGCACTGTCAGGTTCATGATCCTTCAGGGGAGGAAGGGTTACATCTTCCTTCATTTCAGGCAGAACCGTTGCCTAGTAGTGCGAGAAAACATCAAGATAACATAAATAATGTTGGGGAGACTAGTGTAGATTTTAGTACTATTTCTGTTGGCACTCCTTCTCCGGGAAATCCATTTAATGGAAATGTAGAGAGAAGCAATTATGTAAAGAATAGTTTGAAGGAGAAGAAATCTGCGATCCCTGAAGCTGAAGAGGGCAGTCCTCTGACACAGGATATCTGTTTGCAG GTGCCTAACTCAGTTGTGAATCAGAAGGTACAGACAAATGAAGTTCGAGGGCGTATACATGATATTGATATAAATAGTATCCCAACAGATGACAAAGTAACAGACCAAGGCGTTACTGACGATATACCTATGGATATTGTGGAGCTGATGGCTAAAAATCAATACGAGAGGCATCTAGGTGACCCAAAAGGGAAGCAAACTCAGCCAACCCCTTCTGGTAATTCTGGAAGATGCATCAGAGATAACCAAGTCAGTGGTTCGCAATGGAAAAACACCGGACAATCCCATTTTCTCAGCATGCAAAATCCGCCATCTACTGATGCTAGAAACTGTATGGTGAATGGAAATTTGGGTCACTTCTCAGACTTCAACCGCAACCCTCTAGGTTCCCCGGGTTGTCTTCCGAGAGAAAATCAAGTTCCTGCAAGGTTTTTGTCTCTTTCTCAAGGGCAAGAGCAAAGTCCCCCTTACCCTCCATGTGATTTGAGTTTAAACAATTGGAACGGGAATATTAATGTGTCCGCGACAACACAAAGGTACCCTCCGAGTTTTCTCCAAGCAGTAGAATCATATAGACTTCAACCTTGTGCTGCACCGAGACAGAATGCTACAACTGGTGCCGCCTCCCATGTATGGTCGTCTGTTGTAGCAAGTCGCATGCCTTTGGGAATTACAAACCCGCAGATGATCTCTCAAAGTACTAATGGTCTGAATAAAGGGAAACTACACCATCAGAGTTCTGGCAGTATTTTAAACTTCAATTCCCCTGCTTCTACCAGCTATGGGAAACAGCACAACCTTAATTTCTCAAACAGTTACAACAACATTGGAGGCTATCCAGAAAGTTCTGGAGGAGGGTCAGTTGATCCGTATACCAATGATGCCATTTCTGCTATGCATTTATTGAGCATGATGCAAAATGCAGCAAAAATGCAAAGTGCAGGGTTGTCCTTAGGCCCTCAGAAGGCGGTACGGCCTAGTAGCTCAAGGCAGCCCTTCGTTGAAAACAACTCTCGTCATCATCCGTGTTATCCTGCTTCCGTTCCCATTCCCACAGCTCAGCCTTTTGGCCCGTCGTTTCAGGGTGATGTGGCCAACACAAGGTTTATGGGGCCAATTCCATTGACATTGCAAGGGCAAAGGAACATGGACAGCTCCCATTTCTCCCTCCAAGGTGAAATCCATCGACCTCAAAGACAACAAATGGGTTCTTCCCTGCAGAATCAGAATCAGAATCAGAATCAGAATCAGAATCAGAAGGGGAAGGGGAAGGATATCTCTGTCATTTCACACCCCCCTTATGTCAAAAACACTTCACAGGGTATGAATAAGGATGCTGCACCTAACTTCCTGAGTAGAGAGAGTGTTAGACGAGAAGAGAAGACCACTCCACCAACTCCTGATAAAATAATTTGCAAGTTAAACCAGAATCCAAGTGAATTCAATGACTTGAAGGAGTTGTCTCGGTATATGATCGGACCAGATGAACTGAGGCCAAGGGAAATTGCCCGTGATAGTAGATTAGCGCAGTCCAGACGAGATGCCAGGAGACAATTCATCAAGCAGAACAGCAGGCCTATCCCTATCCCTATCCCTTCCGGTAAAGACCGGGAAAGGCAGAGGAAATTCTGA